Genomic window (Chondrocystis sp. NIES-4102):
GGCTGCTACCATAGCTGTACAGGATTTAGCTACTTATCAGCAACAATGTAAAATTTTAAATCGTTCCATCCCTTTAGCGCATCAATTAGAGGGAATTGATCTAGTTTTAGCGATCGCTTTAGTTAAGTTGCGATCGCATCATGATTCTTTAGCCCTAAAAGAATTACAGAAAGCTGCTAAAGTTTCTGTCCTTGCACATCTTGCTGGTATAAAGGCTACACGTGATGCTAAAACCGAGGCGGATATTCGAGGTGCAATGGAAGGAGTAATCTTAAGTCATAATTTCACTTGTGCCTACAATAGTATTGTGACGGTGCAAGGACAAGTATTGCACAATGAGTCTTATAATAATTCAATCAATCAGGGAGAGTTAATTTTAGCCGATGTTGGGGCAGAAACTCCCAATGGTTGGGCAGCAGATATTACTCGCACCTGGGCTGTCTCTGGGAAGTTTTCTAGTACTCAAAAGGATATTTATGAAGTAGTTTTAGCTGCACACGATCGCGCTATTGCCCAAATATCTCCTGGGGTAGAATATCAAGATATTCATTTACTAGCTGCCGAAGTAATTGCCGAAGGTTTGGCAGATTTAGGTATTCTTAAAGGTAAGGCACAAGATTTAGTGGCAATGGATGCCCATGCTTTATTTTTTCCTCACGGTATCGGACATTTATTAGGTTTAGATGTTCACGATATGGAAGACTTAGGGGATCTAGCTGGTTATCAAGCAGATAGAGTTAGGAGCGATCGCTTTGGGTTAGGATATTTAAGATTAAACCGCCCTTTGGAATCTGGGATGTTAGTTACTATTGAACCAGGTTTTTATCAAGTACCAGCTATTCTCAATAATGCCGATTTTCGCGATCGCTATCATGATGTTGTTAATTGGGATCGTTTAGCGCAGTTTGCAGACGTTAGAGGTATCAGAATTGAGGATGATGTTTTAGTAACCTCCACTGGTACTGAAGTTCTTACAGCAGATTTACCTACTAAAATTGCAGAGATTGAAGATATTTGGGGGAGTGGATATTAGGTAGTAGGTAGTAGGTAGTAGGTAATATATAGCTCACTTAGCAATTAAAAGCTAAGAAGCTAAAAGCTAAAAGCTAATACCAAAAACATCATCACTACTATAAAACTTTTATATATTCTAGTAAATACACTGAGGGCAATCTCATTATTTACACTACGTTTGCTTGCCCCTTGTTTATGTTATCTCCTCTGAGAATTTATCAGTGAAATCCCTAAATTATTAAAGCAATCTATCTTTCATTTTAATAATTTAAATACCATTAAGTCATCCAGGTAATTGTCTTAAATCACAGGCAATGAATAATATTTACTTGGACAATAAAAATATAAATTAACGATGAATATGATTATAAAGATTTAACAATACTTAGTTAAGCAATTAACAATTAATAGATATAAATATATGAAAAATACCTACAACTTTCACCTACTATTTACAACAATAGCGATCGCTGTTGGTATAATTCCTGCAAATCCTGTTTTTGCTCAAGATACCTTAAATACAGTCCCAGAAATTGGTTGGAATAGTAGAATTGGTGCAATGGGACTAGATAAAAGTGAAAACGGTAAACAATATACTTTTAATTGTCAACCCGCAGGAGATAAGATGATTCACCCTCCTATTTGGGGAACAAATATTTATACTGTTAATTCTGCTATCTGTACCACGGCTGTCCATGCAGGTTTTATTACTCCCTCACAAGGCGGTAAAATTACTATCAAATTGCTTGCAGGACAGGAATTTTATACAGGAAGTAATAAAAATAATATTTATAGCCAGGATCATCGTAATACAGAAATGAGTTTCACTTTTGTAGATGAGTCCCAAGTTTTAGAATCAGATTCCGATAGTTCTTCAAGTTTCGGGGAAATAGTGGTTAATAGTTTGCAAAAAGGCGTAGAGAGATCAATAGAAAGGGCTATTATTGATATTTTTAAGTAAGTTGGAAAAAAATAGTACTAAATAACTGATAATAGTTAATTGTTGTTTCGAGTTGTTTAGTGATTCAAACATCGATAGTTTATGTTTATGATAGCGACACTAGCATCGATATCTAACACACTGCTCTATACTAGATGAAAAATTCATCTTTTCCTGAAAAAAAAAAGTTTAATCCTCGCCATCGAATATTTAAATGGCTTTCTCCTGGACTATTTATCAAACGCTGGCTATTGCTGAGTGCTGGGGGCGTTTTGCTGGCAGTAATTGGTACTGCTATCTGGAGTAAACTTACACCTATTTATCGTCTACTTTCTTTTGTTGCCGAATTTTTAGAATTCTTAACTACCATTGTTCCTAGTTATATCTCAGGTCCAGTGGTTTTAATTGCAGGGATTTTTCTGATTTTTTGGGGACAATCTCGCACCGTCGGTTCTATTACTGATGTTTTAGGAGTCGATAAGGATAAACAGCTAGTGGATATGCTTTTAGACCGTCGTCGCCTAAATCGTGGCCCTAAAATTGTGGTGGTAGGTGGAGGAACAGGTTTATCGACGCTGTTAAGAGGGTTAAAAGAGTATAGTAGTAATATTACAGCTATTGTCACTGTAGCTGATGATGGTGGTTCTTCTGGAAGGTTACGTAGAGAAATAGGCGTACTACCACCAGGTGATATACGTAACTGTATTGCAGCTTTGGCAGATGAAGAGGAGTTATTAACAGAATTATTTCAGTACCGTTTTGAAGCTGGAACTGGTTTAGCAGGACATAGTTTTGGTAATCTATTCTTAACTGCTATGAGTGAAATTACAGGAGATTTAGAGCAAGCTGTGGCTGCTAGTTCTAAAGTTCTGGCTATTAGCGGTAAAGTTTTACCTTCTACCTTAACCGACGTTAGTTTGTGGGCAGAAATGGAGGATGGGAGAATAATTGAGGGAGAATCAAATATTCCCCAAGCAGGGGGCAGAATTAAAAATATTGGTTGTATGCCAGCTAACCCTCCAGCCCTCCCAGCAGCCGTTACTGCTATCCAAGAAGCGGAGTATATAATTATTGGCCCAGGTAGCTTATACACTAGTATTATTCCTAATCTTCTTGTTCCTGATATCAGCGATGCGATCGCTAATGCTAAAGTCCCCCGTATTTATATTTGTAATATCATGACTCAACCAGGAGAAACGGAAGGTTTTAGTGTTGCTGATCATATTCATGAGATTGATCGCGTTAGTAAAAGGAAGTTATTTGATGCTGTATTGGTACATCGCAAGCCTCCCAGCCCTCTTTCTTTACAACGTTATGCCCTAGAAAATTCTCACCCTGTGTATTTAGACCGTCAAGAAATTGCTAAACTTAACCGTCGAATAGTGATGGCAAATGTGATGGAAGAAGATTTATTAAAAGGACACGTGCGTCATAGTTCTAGTCAATTAGCTAGGGTTTTATTGCGTTGGTATAGTGGTAAATGGCAACCGAAAATATAATTTTTAAATGTTTAGTATTAAAAGTAACATTATGAATTTGTTAGTTTATTTGCTTGAGGTTGGATATAAAGAAGTTAATTTCTTTTAGGTAGATTGGGAATTGTTATAAGATATATCGCTACTTTTTAATCTCTGTTTATCAGCCAATTTATCCCAATAGGCTATATTAAACGAGACTATACATAGTAAGTAATTAAAGATAATTATCAATATTATGAGTAGTTGAAATAGTTATTACCTAATATCAATTTACAATAATATCCTCATAATTAATCACAAGGTTTAAATGTCCATAAAGAATAAAAGCTTAACCTGTCTTATATATCTTGTTATTTTTCGATAATTAGTATAACTAGACAATTGATTTTTTGTGGTTATAATCTACAAGTAATTATGATTTTAGGGCTAATTTTATTA
Coding sequences:
- a CDS encoding Xaa-Pro dipeptidase; this encodes MTILNLETIQLRREQLAQLIDYPVLLWSGDFVSRNFYANKYPFRASSHFLYFAGIPLVKAVIRLQAGKLELFMDDPPASAILWHGETPSTKEIGRQIGAAAVYSLAELPNRATEAATIAVQDLATYQQQCKILNRSIPLAHQLEGIDLVLAIALVKLRSHHDSLALKELQKAAKVSVLAHLAGIKATRDAKTEADIRGAMEGVILSHNFTCAYNSIVTVQGQVLHNESYNNSINQGELILADVGAETPNGWAADITRTWAVSGKFSSTQKDIYEVVLAAHDRAIAQISPGVEYQDIHLLAAEVIAEGLADLGILKGKAQDLVAMDAHALFFPHGIGHLLGLDVHDMEDLGDLAGYQADRVRSDRFGLGYLRLNRPLESGMLVTIEPGFYQVPAILNNADFRDRYHDVVNWDRLAQFADVRGIRIEDDVLVTSTGTEVLTADLPTKIAEIEDIWGSGY
- a CDS encoding LCCL domain protein yields the protein MKNTYNFHLLFTTIAIAVGIIPANPVFAQDTLNTVPEIGWNSRIGAMGLDKSENGKQYTFNCQPAGDKMIHPPIWGTNIYTVNSAICTTAVHAGFITPSQGGKITIKLLAGQEFYTGSNKNNIYSQDHRNTEMSFTFVDESQVLESDSDSSSSFGEIVVNSLQKGVERSIERAIIDIFK